The Pseudodesulfovibrio sp. zrk46 genome contains a region encoding:
- a CDS encoding HDOD domain-containing protein codes for MNRREEILARVAEVVAIPSCAPKAAALLGDPNADIKDLARVIEHDPGLTANLLKVVNASFFSGSRPMCTAKDAIVKLGTSQVLQFVISTGVALSYVRTVEGYDLAPNMHLQHSVTVGLAAREVGEVLGLDVPDYTYTAGLLSGIGKVLMGAYVKVNVHPILELALERGVPFDKAEDMVLGINHAEVGGILLESWHLPPEITNVVRYHLRPDEYKGESLVLDLVHIGNVLAKMIGVGLGVDGLNYTVSNEVVERLGLSPDMMDLAAVNVVDKVGEVYDLFVECSCDTCTI; via the coding sequence ATGAATCGACGCGAAGAAATATTGGCTCGGGTGGCCGAGGTGGTGGCCATCCCCAGCTGTGCGCCCAAGGCGGCGGCTTTGTTGGGAGATCCCAATGCCGATATCAAGGATCTGGCCCGCGTCATCGAACATGACCCGGGGCTGACGGCAAACCTGCTCAAGGTGGTCAACGCCTCCTTTTTCAGCGGTAGCCGTCCCATGTGCACGGCCAAAGATGCCATCGTGAAACTGGGCACCAGCCAGGTGTTGCAGTTCGTCATTTCCACGGGTGTGGCCCTGTCCTATGTCCGGACAGTGGAAGGCTATGATCTGGCTCCGAATATGCATTTGCAGCATTCGGTCACCGTTGGACTGGCTGCCCGAGAGGTGGGTGAAGTGCTGGGGCTGGATGTGCCGGATTATACTTATACCGCCGGGTTGTTGTCCGGCATCGGCAAGGTGCTCATGGGCGCCTACGTCAAGGTCAACGTGCATCCCATTTTGGAGCTGGCTCTGGAGCGGGGGGTGCCCTTTGACAAAGCCGAGGATATGGTGCTCGGCATCAACCACGCCGAAGTGGGCGGTATTCTGCTTGAATCATGGCACTTGCCGCCTGAGATCACGAACGTGGTCCGTTACCATCTGCGCCCGGATGAGTATAAAGGAGAAAGCCTGGTGCTGGATCTGGTCCATATCGGCAACGTGCTGGCCAAAATGATCGGCGTGGGACTGGGCGTGGACGGCCTGAACTACACAGTGTCCAACGAGGTGGTGGAGCGTCTTGGACTCTCCCCAGACATGATGGACCTGGCCGCGGTCAACGTGGTAGACAAGGTCGGCGAGGTCTACGACCTCTTTGTCGAATGCTCCTGCGACACCTGCACGATTTAA
- a CDS encoding chemotaxis protein CheD, with amino-acid sequence MNLLVVNISDMKLSTRAEDVIVTYSLGSCLGVTAYDPELRIGAMVHCLLPTSTAARHKSRENPFMFVNTGVAMMVRQLVDKGAEKKRLIFKAAGGANMRNDNLFNTGARNFEALEKLFARNHVQLAAKEVGGTVPRTLFLHLEDGRTVVRSLGEETEL; translated from the coding sequence ATGAACCTGCTTGTCGTCAACATATCTGACATGAAGCTCTCGACCAGAGCCGAGGACGTGATCGTCACGTATTCCCTCGGGTCTTGCCTGGGTGTCACCGCCTATGATCCGGAGTTGCGGATCGGTGCCATGGTTCATTGCCTGTTGCCTACATCCACTGCCGCCAGACACAAATCGCGCGAGAACCCGTTCATGTTCGTGAATACGGGGGTCGCCATGATGGTCCGGCAACTGGTGGACAAAGGCGCGGAGAAGAAGCGGTTGATATTCAAGGCTGCCGGAGGAGCGAACATGCGAAATGACAATTTGTTCAACACGGGCGCGAGAAATTTCGAGGCCCTTGAGAAGCTGTTCGCGCGGAATCATGTGCAGCTCGCCGCCAAAGAGGTGGGAGGTACCGTGCCAAGGACCCTGTTCCTTCATTTGGAGGACGGGCGCACGGTGGTTCGTTCTCTCGGGGAGGAGACGGAATTATGA
- a CDS encoding ABC transporter ATP-binding protein has protein sequence MAKQPKLHYMGNRYMLKRSISYFAPYKGRVAFAVLAMLLYAPIAPALGWLTKYVTDEVLIAKDMATLKMCIVGLVALIIFKGVFQFCQVYVMNSTGILVLKDMRKALFDKIIRLPMPFFAESEIGMLMSRITNDVVAVRQCLPSVIMFIRQIFTLIGLIGTVIYLDAYLAFWSLIVMPVALFPIIWFGKKVRKYGRKMQAELSGVNVVLEESFSGVKVIKAFANEMRESMRFHAENKNLAKAIIRQIFYSESSSRVMDFVAAGAGAGVLWVGGSRVIEGVMTPGDLTAFLVCLVQLYEPIKKINMSNNQIQQGLAGAERVFDIFDSPEIVIEQEGDKVFDGNFKELAFEDIHFSYPDAPRPALDGVSLTIQAGQRVAVVGPSGSGKTTLVNLIPRFYSPQQGAIRLNGTPLEEFTLPSLRMGLGLVSQDTFLFNDSVVANIAYARDEYDLNDVKRAAEAAYAHKFIMEMPEGYDTVVGESGVKISGGQKQRLTIARAIMKNPPLLILDEATSALDTESERVVQQALENLMQGRTSIVIAHRLSTILTADVIVVMEQGKIVATGTHKELLATCPLYDRLYQMQFDDSAVESE, from the coding sequence TTGGCTAAACAACCCAAGCTTCATTATATGGGCAACCGCTACATGCTCAAACGGAGCATCAGTTACTTCGCCCCCTATAAAGGGCGCGTGGCATTCGCCGTGCTGGCCATGCTGCTGTACGCCCCCATCGCCCCTGCCCTGGGCTGGCTGACGAAATACGTCACCGACGAGGTGCTCATCGCCAAGGATATGGCGACGCTGAAAATGTGCATCGTGGGTCTGGTGGCTCTCATCATCTTCAAGGGTGTGTTCCAGTTCTGTCAGGTGTATGTCATGAACTCCACGGGTATTCTGGTGCTGAAAGACATGCGCAAGGCCCTGTTCGACAAGATCATCCGCCTGCCCATGCCGTTCTTTGCCGAAAGCGAAATCGGCATGCTCATGAGCCGTATCACCAATGATGTGGTGGCTGTGCGCCAATGTTTGCCCAGCGTCATCATGTTCATCCGGCAGATATTCACCCTCATCGGACTGATCGGTACGGTCATCTATCTGGATGCTTATCTGGCATTCTGGTCGTTGATTGTCATGCCCGTGGCCTTGTTCCCCATCATCTGGTTCGGCAAGAAGGTCCGTAAATACGGCCGCAAGATGCAGGCCGAGCTGTCTGGGGTCAACGTGGTGCTGGAGGAATCCTTCTCCGGCGTGAAGGTCATCAAGGCGTTCGCCAATGAAATGCGCGAAAGCATGCGGTTCCATGCAGAGAACAAGAACCTGGCCAAGGCGATCATCCGACAGATCTTTTACAGCGAATCTTCTTCCCGCGTCATGGACTTCGTGGCCGCAGGTGCTGGCGCAGGCGTGCTCTGGGTCGGTGGCTCCCGCGTCATCGAAGGCGTCATGACCCCCGGTGATCTGACCGCGTTCCTTGTCTGCCTTGTGCAGCTCTATGAGCCGATTAAAAAGATCAATATGTCCAATAATCAGATCCAGCAGGGGCTGGCCGGTGCCGAGCGCGTCTTCGATATCTTTGATTCGCCCGAGATCGTCATCGAACAGGAAGGCGACAAGGTCTTTGATGGCAACTTCAAGGAACTGGCCTTTGAGGACATCCACTTTTCCTATCCCGATGCACCCCGTCCTGCACTGGACGGCGTGTCCCTGACCATTCAGGCAGGACAGCGTGTGGCTGTTGTCGGCCCCAGTGGATCGGGCAAGACCACGCTGGTCAACCTTATCCCCCGCTTCTACTCTCCGCAGCAGGGTGCGATACGGCTCAATGGTACGCCGTTGGAAGAGTTCACCCTGCCGAGTTTGCGCATGGGGCTTGGACTTGTTTCGCAGGACACCTTCCTGTTCAACGATTCCGTGGTGGCGAACATCGCCTACGCCCGTGACGAGTATGACTTGAACGATGTGAAGCGCGCAGCTGAAGCCGCCTATGCCCACAAGTTCATCATGGAGATGCCCGAAGGGTACGACACCGTGGTGGGCGAAAGCGGCGTGAAGATTTCCGGCGGCCAGAAGCAGCGGCTCACCATTGCCCGCGCCATCATGAAGAACCCGCCGCTTCTCATTCTCGACGAGGCCACCAGTGCGCTGGATACCGAGTCCGAGCGCGTGGTGCAGCAGGCGCTGGAGAATCTCATGCAGGGGCGCACTTCCATCGTCATTGCTCATCGCCTGTCCACCATCCTCACCGCAGACGTCATTGTGGTTATGGAGCAGGGTAAGATCGTCGCAACCGGCACTCACAAGGAGCTGCTGGCGACCTGCCCGCTGTATGATCGCCTGTACCAGATGCAGTTTGATGATTCCGCCGTGGAGAGTGAATAA
- a CDS encoding metallophosphoesterase family protein, which yields MSTHTSIAVLADIHGNSLALKATLDDIARRGITRVVNLGDIFYGPLDPAGTWEILRELEIPTILGNQDRILLEGGPQWEGIPTFKTTVDGIGKDGMEWLRSLPATQLMDDTILLCHGTPKDDLKYLLEDITTGLPAVRDCTEMEDDILPEAIHSSLILAGHSHHPGLARCHDRTLINPGSVGLPAYDDDDPPHIMASGSPHAKYAIVERRDGLWDADFVNVEYNWQKAAEMARNNGREDWAEWLLTGMA from the coding sequence ATGAGCACGCACACTTCCATCGCTGTCCTGGCTGACATCCATGGCAACTCGCTTGCCCTGAAAGCGACCCTTGATGACATCGCCCGGCGAGGCATCACCCGCGTCGTCAATCTGGGCGACATATTCTATGGTCCCCTCGACCCGGCCGGGACATGGGAGATTCTCCGCGAACTGGAGATTCCAACCATCCTCGGCAATCAGGATCGCATCCTGCTGGAAGGCGGCCCGCAATGGGAAGGCATCCCGACCTTCAAAACCACCGTGGACGGGATCGGCAAGGACGGCATGGAATGGCTCCGGTCACTGCCTGCCACGCAACTCATGGATGACACCATCCTGCTTTGCCACGGCACCCCCAAGGATGACTTGAAATACCTGCTGGAGGATATCACTACGGGCCTGCCTGCCGTTCGGGATTGCACAGAGATGGAAGACGACATCCTGCCCGAGGCCATCCACAGCTCGCTGATTCTGGCAGGGCATTCCCACCACCCGGGACTGGCACGCTGCCATGACCGGACACTTATCAATCCCGGCAGCGTCGGCCTGCCCGCCTATGACGATGATGATCCGCCACACATCATGGCCTCTGGATCGCCCCACGCAAAGTACGCCATCGTGGAACGACGTGACGGGCTGTGGGATGCCGATTTCGTGAATGTTGAATATAACTGGCAAAAAGCGGCAGAAATGGCACGAAACAACGGTCGAGAGGACTGGGCCGAATGGCTGCTGACGGGCATGGCCTAA
- a CDS encoding N-acetylmuramoyl-L-alanine amidase — protein MKTLHTVIKRIVPILALLALASLLVGVPDSSMAQSAKSYFIVGHSDFHALIKNKKKRKYRSNWQKVEKNFSRCYKADPNGSYAPKALYYMGRVHEELGGQSGLKSDFRRAADYFGRVVSRFPRHGWADDCLYHRADIYARRLKETSAARKDLARIIVDYPRSDMHSKAKAYLKKLGKYNQSIAEAQGKSAPSKAAAAKPKSTPKKAAVQKAPARPRDPSGIAHLDTVRYKSSDEYTRVVLELDGRVKYRYQVLDPNPAVNRPHRLYIDLQGSRLGHDVTAATTVSDGILRSIRTGQYNKDTTRVVLDFLSMQEYKVFPLDNPYRIVIDVYSPDGSTPVATAAPAKSSGKKTTANSKYRPPSGSKSQAGDLLEQLGLTVRTIMIDPGHGGKDPGAVSNGLREKDVNLRFAKILGDMLQEKGFNIHFTRTNDTFIRLEQRTAMANVKKADLFLSIHCNANRSRKVNGLETYSLNLAKSKDAVRIAARENAVDPRSISDLQFILTDLMVNSKIKESRDLASDVQSSTLSRVRRRWQLKSKGTREAPFYVLMGAKMPSVLVELGYLTNKTEAKRLKSKEYLEYLARGVVDGVMAYKGKIERYAMN, from the coding sequence ATGAAAACGCTACATACCGTCATCAAACGAATCGTGCCCATTCTGGCGCTCCTGGCGCTGGCATCTTTACTGGTGGGCGTCCCCGATTCCTCCATGGCCCAGTCGGCCAAGTCCTACTTCATCGTGGGACATTCCGATTTTCACGCCCTCATCAAGAATAAAAAGAAACGGAAATACCGCTCCAACTGGCAAAAGGTGGAGAAGAATTTCTCCCGCTGCTACAAAGCGGACCCCAACGGTTCCTACGCTCCCAAAGCACTCTACTACATGGGCCGCGTACATGAGGAGCTCGGCGGTCAAAGCGGTCTCAAGTCCGACTTCCGCCGTGCCGCAGACTACTTCGGCCGTGTTGTCAGCCGATTCCCCCGCCATGGTTGGGCCGACGACTGCCTCTATCACCGGGCCGACATCTATGCCCGCCGCCTCAAAGAGACATCTGCCGCCCGCAAGGATCTGGCCCGCATCATCGTGGACTACCCCCGTTCCGACATGCACTCCAAGGCCAAGGCGTATCTGAAGAAGCTCGGCAAATACAATCAGTCCATAGCTGAAGCACAGGGCAAAAGCGCCCCGTCCAAGGCCGCTGCCGCCAAACCCAAATCCACGCCCAAGAAAGCCGCTGTCCAGAAGGCTCCGGCCAGACCAAGGGATCCGTCCGGCATCGCCCATCTCGATACGGTCCGCTACAAATCCAGTGACGAATACACCCGCGTGGTGCTCGAGCTGGATGGCCGCGTCAAATACCGCTATCAGGTGCTCGACCCGAACCCGGCCGTGAACCGCCCCCACCGCCTCTACATCGACCTGCAAGGCTCACGTCTCGGCCACGACGTTACCGCGGCCACCACTGTCTCCGACGGCATTCTCCGCTCCATCCGCACCGGCCAATACAACAAGGACACCACCCGCGTGGTCCTCGATTTTCTGTCCATGCAGGAATACAAAGTGTTCCCGCTGGACAATCCCTACCGCATCGTCATTGACGTGTATTCGCCTGATGGCAGCACCCCCGTGGCCACGGCTGCTCCGGCCAAGTCCTCGGGCAAGAAAACCACGGCCAACTCCAAGTATCGCCCGCCCAGCGGTTCCAAGTCCCAGGCTGGCGACCTGCTTGAACAGCTCGGCCTCACGGTCCGCACCATCATGATCGACCCCGGCCATGGCGGCAAAGACCCCGGCGCCGTATCCAACGGCTTGCGTGAAAAAGACGTGAACCTCCGCTTTGCCAAGATCCTTGGCGACATGCTTCAGGAGAAGGGGTTCAACATTCATTTTACACGCACCAACGACACATTCATTCGCCTAGAGCAGCGCACGGCCATGGCCAACGTCAAGAAGGCAGACCTGTTCCTTTCCATTCACTGCAATGCCAACCGCAGCCGCAAGGTCAACGGTCTTGAGACATACAGCCTGAACCTCGCCAAATCCAAGGACGCCGTTCGTATCGCAGCCCGAGAGAACGCCGTTGATCCGCGCTCCATTTCCGATCTCCAGTTCATTCTCACCGACCTCATGGTCAACTCCAAGATCAAGGAGAGCCGCGATCTGGCCAGCGATGTGCAGTCCAGCACGCTCAGCCGGGTACGTCGCCGCTGGCAGCTCAAGAGCAAAGGAACCCGGGAGGCGCCCTTCTACGTTCTCATGGGTGCAAAGATGCCCTCGGTGCTGGTTGAGCTCGGTTATCTGACCAACAAGACAGAAGCCAAGCGACTCAAGAGCAAGGAATATCTCGAATATCTCGCCCGTGGTGTGGTTGATGGTGTCATGGCCTACAAGGGCAAGATCGAACGATACGCGATGAATTAG
- the ftsE gene encoding cell division ATP-binding protein FtsE has protein sequence MIKVDHLSYNFGAYWALKDISFNLDKGEFLFLTGHSGAGKTTLLRLLYGALPVTRGRATVAGVQLNRLKKRHVPLLRRKVGVVFQDFKILPKRTVFDNVAMALEVRGMPRTHLERRVRAIVRAMGLETKSYSPCERLSGGEQQRVAIARSMVANPELILADEPTGNLDFDLTMHLMEIFKQFNTYGTTVVMATHSREVLDCVPDARIIHLQDGRIVSDGDTVYDLEDEEELL, from the coding sequence ATGATCAAGGTCGACCACCTCTCATACAACTTCGGGGCCTATTGGGCGCTCAAGGACATCTCGTTCAATCTGGACAAGGGTGAATTTCTCTTCCTGACCGGCCACTCCGGCGCGGGCAAGACCACACTGCTCAGATTGCTGTACGGCGCGCTGCCCGTTACTCGCGGCAGGGCCACCGTCGCTGGCGTGCAGCTCAACAGGCTGAAGAAACGTCACGTCCCCCTGCTTCGCCGCAAAGTGGGCGTGGTTTTTCAGGACTTCAAGATTCTCCCGAAACGGACAGTGTTCGATAACGTTGCCATGGCACTGGAAGTTCGCGGCATGCCTCGAACCCATCTGGAACGCCGCGTGCGCGCCATTGTCCGCGCCATGGGACTGGAGACCAAAAGCTACTCGCCCTGCGAACGCCTGTCGGGCGGTGAACAACAACGCGTGGCCATTGCCCGGTCCATGGTGGCGAACCCGGAATTGATCCTCGCGGATGAGCCCACGGGTAACCTCGACTTTGATCTGACCATGCATCTCATGGAAATTTTCAAGCAGTTCAATACATACGGCACTACGGTGGTCATGGCGACCCACAGCCGCGAAGTGCTGGACTGTGTTCCCGATGCGCGCATTATCCACCTCCAAGACGGACGCATTGTCTCTGACGGTGACACCGTTTACGATCTCGAAGACGAGGAGGAACTGTTGTGA